A region of Toxorhynchites rutilus septentrionalis strain SRP chromosome 1, ASM2978413v1, whole genome shotgun sequence DNA encodes the following proteins:
- the LOC129761398 gene encoding uncharacterized protein K02A2.6-like produces MRALQFNWNDVMKNYLSSVNKITLRTPLSGTVRNVLEEFPSVFDDSIGEITKVQASLTLKPNSKPVFLKSRSIPFSIQDVVENEINRMVEKGILLKVNHSEWATPIVPVMKSANKVRLCGDFKLTVNKNLLVDEHPLPTIDELFANMAGGEKFSKLDLAQAYLQMVVRQEDQPILTLNTHL; encoded by the coding sequence ATGCGTGCGTTGCAGTTCAATTGGAACGATGTCATGAAAAACTATCTTTCTAGTGTCAACAAAATAACGCTGCGTACACCGTTATCCGGAACGGTGAGAAATGTACTCGAAGAGTTCCCTTCAGTTTTCGATGATTCTATTGGAGAGATCACCAAAGTTCAAGCTTCGCTAACCCTGAAACCGAATAGCAAACCTGTATTTTTGAAATCTCGTTCAATACCTTTTTCTATTCAAGATGTTGTGGAAAACGAAATCAATCGGATGGTGGAAAAGGGGATCTTGTTGAAAGTTAACCACAGTGAATGGGCGACTCCGATAGTGCCTGTGATGAAGTCCGCCAACAAGGTGCGTCTGTGTGGGGATTTCAAGCTGACCGTTAACAAGAATCTGTTAGTGGACGAACATCCTTTACCGACCATAGATGAATTATTCGCCAACATGGCCGGTGGCGAGAAATTTTCTAAACTGGATTTAGCACAAGCATATCTCCAAATGGTTGTTAGACAGGAAGATCAACCAATACTCACATTAAACACACAtctgtag
- the LOC129761399 gene encoding uncharacterized protein LOC129761399 has product MTGECKKCHGPDNDQMVACDECSSWYHFACVGESPGVAKRPFCCSECTEARKKKNKKTSKVDSAKLLEPRDKKAVSLTGASSSKSVTSKIHASETCQKKTAKQSKPLEESDAKSVVTHSSRTSRSRLELEFNRMAEELVLREKQLQDEKAIKDKKLEIDRFFLQKKLAQEKELREKELAQEKELLEQQLKDHIEFRDRQRLLRERFQKEKYEILSANLDEEGAVGGDIGDTLPGEDEEQDNEHKVQDWLNKEGNQKIHKRHPKVPEVPSVVTSNRTKESSKISCKRRDDSSSDSLEASNSEGEQFDRESDHSKIPGRHYGPTKAQRAARQILSKRLPIFTGKLEEWPLFYSSFVNSTEACGFSHIENLVRLQECLKGPALEAVRSRLLLPQAVPRVIETLRMLYGRPEQLIHTLLNKVRKTDSPRADRLETFIPFGIAVQELCDYLEAARFHDHLVNPLLIQELVDKLPAPTKREWVQFKRFEKPVTLRTFAQFTSKLVAEASEVTLVMDTKTKSAKGRGNEKGFVSTHSGEQSVPSVKRSSQCRICQKGDHRVRNCEDYRRLNLAERVRIMNQQKLCERCLNEHEGWCRFKITCNVGECRQHHHPLVHRERSSGSSNHHPALAPTNGINCAHVNTSVSIIFRIVPVTLFNGTRSLNTLAYLDEGSSLTLIEQSLIRDLRASGISQPLKLRWTGNIVRQEPNSECVSLEISGLDKGQRFDLKEAHTVERLCLPKQKINLREIIRQHHHLNGVDTADLTGAQPKLLIGLDNAYLLAPLESRVGNPDEPIGVRSHLGWSVYGPRQTTTSDAYIGHHDECSNEDLHKLMRKYFMIEEQEGTVHQLPESDVDRRAREIMQKTTIKLDGFYETGLVWRLDDFSFPDSLPMALQRLRSLERRLNKNPTLDQRVRQQIQEYQDKKYIHKVTAEELANANPARVWYLPINVVLNPKKPDKVRLVWDAAAQVQGVSLNSMLLAGPDLLVPLPAVLQPFREREVGFGGDLKEMFHRYKIRDADKQAQRFVFRTNREGQPEIFIMDVGTFGASCSPASAQYIKNHNASQYAEHFPEASRAIIRQHYVDDYLDSADTVEEAVERARQVRFIHSQAGFIVHKWISNSQVFLEEIGERESVDKVSLHLDEEAVERVLGLIWWPKEDVFMFSTAVRENLSPYLLASDRPTKRIALSCIMSLFDPLGLLAPFTLHGKILLQDLWRSGCGWDQHINDDCFEKWTWWRKSLSGVEKLKIPRCYLKGAPPSAYDTVQLHVFCDASSQAYGCAAYFRLETRFGIVCSLVMAKTKVAPLKQLSIPRMELQAAVLGARLSNTVVANHKIKISKRILWSDSKTVLSWIQSDQRRYKPFVGFRIGEILQETSVDEWRYIRTKMNIADIITKKRKESTLTSDGAWFRGPKILYSPEANWTTINELSPDTPEELRACHLFHGAELSLGSIIDVTRISRWNVLLRTVACVLRFISNCRLKQLGKPLEAVPTTENVSKFIRRTESSIIMPLKQEEYEVAENILWKLAQRDVFGDEITTLLRNQQSPKEDWMTIEKKSTLFKLGPFLDEHQVLRVDGRLSEAEHIPYDTRFPIILPKDHPVTNRLLEHYHQLFGHAYKDTVVAEIRRRFYIPKIRTCVAKIIGSCQSCKVRKTKPQTPRMAPLPVERITPFVRPFSYVGIDYFGPIEVVVGRHLEKRWIVLFTCFSVRAVHLEVAYKLDTASCIMAIRRFVLRRGPPITIFSDNGSNLKAANKELQEQIKRIDLASANVFTNARTSWRFSPPSAPNMGGVWERMVRSVKQVMSELNVGRRMNDEILLTVIAEAEEIVNSRPLVYTSQDSESAETLTPNSYLRGITSCLQNPAIPPTDQAEALRNSYKRSQFIADGLWERWIKEYLPTLNYRSKWLEEHKPLEPGDLVFIVDDHGRNGWIRGKIETVIIGKDKRIRQAMVRTAQGLYRRPVNKLAVIEVASSCKSVPEANSGQGLRAGELLQPLGTNDGRLTDVMRGTLRRNVN; this is encoded by the coding sequence ATGACTGGAGAATGCAAGAAGTGCCACGGTCCGGACAATGACCAAATGGTAGCCTGTGATGAGTGTTCCAGTTGGTACCATTTCGCGTGTGTGGGTGAGTCCCCAGGGGTAGCGAAACGCCCATTCTGCTGCTCCGAATGCACGGAAGCtagaaagaagaaaaacaaaaagacaAGCAAAGTTGATTCAGCGAAGCTGTTGGAACCCAGAGATAAAAAAGCGGTATCATTAACTGGAGCTTCATCGAGCAAAAGCGTCACATCTAAAATACATGCTAGTGAGACTTGTCAAAAGAAAACGGCTAAACAGTCAAAACCCTTGGAGGAAAGTGATGCAAAATCCGTCGTAACCCATTCCAGTCGTACATCGCGATCACGATTGGAACTGGAATTTAATCGTATGGCGGAAGAGTTAGTTTTGCGAGAAAAGCAGCTACAGGATGAGAAAGCGATTAAGGATAAAAAGTTGGAAATCGATCGTTTCTTCCTTCAAAAGAAGTTGGCACAAGAAAAGGAGCTGAGAGAGAAGGAACTCGCTCAGGAGAAAGAACTACTTGAGCAGCAATTGAAGGACCATATCGAATTTCGAGACCGTCAACGCCTGCTGCGTGAAAGGTTTCagaaagaaaaatatgaaattttatcAGCCAATTTGGACGAGGAAGGGGCGGTTGGAGGCGATATTGGAGATACTCTACCGGGCGAAGATGAGGAACAAGATAATGAGCATAAGGTTCAAGACTGGTTAAATAAAGAAGGAAACCAGAAAATTCATAAGCGACATCCAAAGGTTCCTGAAGTGCCTTCCGTTGTTACGTCAAACCGAACCAAAGAATCATCCAAGATTTCGTGCAAAAGACGGGATGATTCAAGCAGTGACTCGTTGGAAGCAAGCAACTCGGAGGGAGAACAATTCGATCGTGAGTCTGACCACAGTAAAATCCCTGGCAGACATTATGGACCAACTAAGGCACAACGAGCAGCCCGCCAAATTctttcaaaaaggcttcccatATTCACCGGAAAATTAGAGGAGTGGCCGCTGTTTTACAGCAGTTTTGTCAATTCTACAGAAGCGTGTGGATTTTCACACATTGAGAATTTAGTACGCTTGCAGGAATGCCTGAAAGGGCCCGCACTTGAGGCTGTTCGTAGTAGGCTGCTGCTACCACAGGCCGTACCTCGAGTTATTGAGACGCTCCGCATGCTATATGGACGTCCTGAGCAATTGATCCATACGCTCCTGAACAAGGTACGGAAAACAGATTCGCCGAGAGCGGATCGTTTGGAAACGTTTATTCCGTTCGGAATCGCAGTACAAGAACTTTGCGATTATTTGGAGGCTGCACGGTTCCATGATCACCTCGTTAACCCTCTGCTCATCCAAGAGCTGGTGGACAAACTCCCAGCACCCACTAAGCGAGAGTGGGTGCAGTTCAAACGTTTTGAAAAGCCTGTCACACTGCGCACATTTGCTCAGTTTACATCAAAATTAGTCGCCGAAGCTAGTGAAGTCACACTCGTAAtggatacaaaaacaaaatccgccAAGGGGAGAGGAAATGAAAAAGGATTTGTAAGCACGCATTCAGGTGAGCAAAGCGTGCCTTCTGTTAAACGTAGTAGCCAATGCCGAATATGTCAGAAGGGTGACCACCGGGTGCGAAATTGTGAAGATTACCGTCGTCTAAATCTAGCAGAACGTGTGAGGATCATGAATCAACAGAAGCTTTGTGAACGATGCTTAAACGAACATGAGGGTTGGTGCAGATTTAAAATTACTTGTAACGTCGGCGAATGTCGGCAGCACCACCATCCTCTGGTTCATCGAGAACGATCGTCTGGTTCATCGAATCACCATCCTGCTTTGGCACCGACTAATGGAATCAACTGTGCACATGTCAACACTTCAGTATCAATCATCTTCAGAATCGTTCCAGTTACATTATTCAATGGAACGAGGTCTTTGAACACGCTTGCATATTTGGACGAAGGATCATCACTTACTCTTATTGAGCAAAGCCTCATTCGTGATTTGAGAGCCAGTGGAATATCGCAACCTTTGAAACTTCGTTGGACCGGGAATATTGTTCGTCAAGAGCCCAACTCAGAATGTGTATCTTTGGAGATTAGTGGGTTGGACAAAGGTCAACGGTTTGACTTAAAGGAGGCGCATACCGTGGAGAGATTATGCCTACCCAAACAAAAAATCAACCTCCGTGAGATTATACGCCAACATCATCATTTGAACGGTGTGGATACAGCCGACCTAACTGGAGCTCAACCCAAACTCCTAATTGGACTAGATAATGCCTACCTACTAGCACCTTTGGAGTCCCGTGTAGGAAATCCAGATGAACCGATTGGCGTTAGATCGCATCTGGGATGGTCGGTCTATGGACCTAGGCAAACCACGACGTCAGATGCATATATCGGACATCATGATGAATGTTCCAATGAGGACCTGCATAAGCTGATGCGCAAATATTTCATGATCGAAGAACAGGAGGGAACAGTTCATCAACTTCCTGAATCTGATGTAGACCGCCGAGCTAGAGAAATCATGCAGAAGACGACTATTAAACTGGACGGTTTCTACGAAACGGGCCTAGTTTGGAGGTTGGACGATTTTTCATTCCCAGATAGTCTCCCGATGGCATTACAGCGACTTCGAAGCTTGGAACGCCGTCTGAATAAAAATCcgacattagaccaacgagttCGACAGCAGATCCAAGAATACCAggacaaaaaatacattcacaagGTGACCGCCGAGGAATTAGCTAACGCGAATCCAGCTCGAGTGTGGTATTTACCCATCAATGTCGTTTTGAATCCCAAAAAACCGGATAAAGTACGATTGGTTTGGGACGCAGCTGCACAAGTGCAAGGAGTGTCTTTAAATTCCATGTTACTTGCTGGCCCTGATTTGTTGGTTCCACTGCCTGCAGTTCTTCAACCATTCAGGGAGCGAGAAGTCGGTTTCGGAGGTGATCTGAAAGAGATGTTTCACCGGTACAAAATTCGTGATGCCGACAAGCAAGCTCAGCGCTTCGTGTTCCGCACCAACCGCGAAGGACAACCGGAGATCTTCATCATGGATGTTGGAACGTTTGGCGCTTCTTGCTCCCCAGCATCGGCTCAATACATCAAGAACCACAACGCCTCCCAATACGCGGAACATTTTCCAGAGGCATCTCGTGCTATCATTCGTCAGCATTATGTTGATGATTACCTCGACAGTGCTGACACCGTCGAGGAGGCTGTGGAGCGCGCTAGACAGGTCCGATTTATTCATTCGCAAGCGGGGTTTATTGTCCATAAGTGGATTTCGAATTCACAAGTATTTCTCGAAGAAATTGGAGAACGTGAGTCGGTCGACAAGGTATCTCTCCATCTAGACGAAGAAGCTGTGGAACGTGTTCTAGGGCTTATCTGGTGGCCCAAGGAAGATGTCTTCATGTTCTCAACCGCTGTACGAGAAAATCTATCCCCGTATCTACTTGCTTCGGATAGACCAACGAAGAGAATAGCGCTCAGTTGCATTATGAGCCTTTTCGACCCTTTGGGCTTGCTAGCACCCTTCACCCtacatggaaaaatattattacaGGATCTGTGGAGGAGCGGCTGCGGATGGGACCAGCATATTAATGACGATTGCTTCGAAAAATGGACGTGGTGGAGAAAGTCACTCTCAGGAGTTGAGAAGCTGAAGATACCTCGATGCTATTTAAAAGGAGCTCCACCGTCAGCTTACGATACCGTACAACTTCACGTTTTCTGTGACGCCAGCTCACAAGCATATGGTTGCGCTGCATACTTCCGTTTAGAAACACGTTTTGGGATCGTTTGCAGTTTGGTGATGGCTAAAACCAAAGTAGCTCCCCTGAAGCAACTTTCAATTCCTCGAATGGAGCTTCAGGCAGCTGTTCTTGGGGCTCGATTGTCGAATACGGTTGTTGCAAACCATAAAATAAAAATCTCGAAACGCATACTCTGGTCGGATTCTAAAACTGTGCTATCCTGGATTCAGTCCGATCAAAGGAGATATAAACCTTTCGTCGGATTCAGGATTGGAGAaattctgcaagaaacatccgTTGACGAATGGCGGTACATACGAACAAAGATGAACATTGCAGATATAATTACCAAAAAACGGAAAGAAAGTACTTTAACCTCAGACGGAGCGTGGTTTCGTGGACCGAAAATATTGTACTCACCAGAAGCAAACTGGACAACAATAAACGAATTATCACCAGATACACCAGAGGAGCTACGCGCATGTCATCTGTTCCACGGAGCAGAACTGAGTTTGGGATCAATTATCGATGTCACTCGTATATCTCGGTGGAACGTACTGCTTAGAACAGTAGCATGCGTCCTTCGATTCATCTCCAACTGCAGATTGAAACAGCTGGGGAAACCGCTTGAAGCTGTACCAACCACTGAAAATGTCAGTAAATTTATACGACGAACTGAAAGTTCTATCATCATGCCCCTGAAGCAGGAAGAATATGAGGTTGCCGAAAATATCCTGTGGAAATTAGCCCAACGCGATGTATTTGGAGACGAAATCACAACGCTGCTTCGGAATCAACAGTCACCAAAAGAGGACTGGATGACGATTGAGAAGAAGAGTACCTTATTTAAACTTGGTCCCTTCTTAGACGAACATCAGGTTCTACGAGTGGATGGACGCTTAAGTGAGGCTGAACATATTCCGTACGATACACGATTTCCAATAATTCTGCCCAAAGACCACCCAGTGACCAATCGCTTATTGGAACATTATCACCAACTTTTTGGTCACGCTTATAAGGATACAGTTGTCGCCGAGATACGTCGACGATTCTACATTCCCAAAATACGAACGTGCGTTGCGAAGATCATTGGGAGTTGCCAATCGTGTAAAGTAAGGAAGACTAAACCGCAAACACCTAGGATGGCACCACTCCCTGTTGAGAGAATAACACCATTCGTACGACCCTTCAGCTATGTAGGGATTGATTATTTTGGCCCTATTGAGGTGGTGGTTGGTAGGCATCTGGAAAAAAGGTGGATAGTCCTCTTCACATGTTTTTCAGTACGCGCAGTTCATTTAGAAGTGGCATACAAGCTAGATACTGCATCGTGCATAATGGCTATTCGACGATTTGTGCTACGGCGAGGACCTCCAATCACCATCTTTTCAGATAACGGGTCTAACCTCAAGGCGGCCAACAAGGAGCTCCAAGAGCAGATAAAACGAATAGATTTGGCCTCCGCGAACGTGTTCACCAACGCTCGTACAAGTTGGAGATTCTCGCCACCCTCTGCGCCTAACATGGGGGGCGTTTGGGAGCGCATGGTGCGCTCCGTTAAGCAGGTGATGTCGGAACTGAACGTCGGAAGAAGGATGAACGATGAGATTTTGTTGACAGTGATTGCTGAGGCAGAGGAAATAGTCAACTCGAGACCTCTAGTGTATACGTCTCAGGACTCGGAGTCTGCAGAAACACTTACACCCAACAGTTACCTCAGAGGAATTACGTCGTGCTTACAAAATCCTGCCATCCCTCCAACGGACCAAGCGGAAGCTCTTCGGAACTCGTACAAGCGCTCGCAGTTCATTGCTGATGGACTCTGGGAAAGATGGATCAAGGAATATTTGCCTACTCTGAACTATCGCAGTAAGTGGTTAGAAGAGCATAAACCCTTAGAACCAGGGGATCTCGTATTCATCGTTGACGATCATGGAAGGAATGGATGGATACGCGGTAAAATTGAAACAGTCATCATCGGTAAAGACAAACGGATCAGGCAGGCTATGGTACGTACAGCACAAGGTCTATATCGTCGTCCAGTGAACAAGCTGGCAGTGATTGAGGTGGCATCTTCTTGTAAATCTGTTCCTGAAGCTAATTCCGGACAAGGTTTACGGGCCGGGGAACTGTTACAACCACTGGGCACTAACGACGGTCGGCTTACCGATGTGATGCGAGGAACCTTGCGCCGAAATGTCAACTGA